Proteins from a single region of archaeon BMS3Bbin15:
- a CDS encoding homoserine kinase, whose amino-acid sequence MRAKAFSPCHITGFFGVHINKNPMRSGSSGAGIVLDRGVTTEVKVEEAEKRKIEIHANSELCDCPVTESVIKAMICSSPLRIEVNHSIDMPMMQGFGVSGAGALGTAFALNKALELGFSDMELGRFAHIAEVENLTGLGDVIAELSGGFVVRKKAGAPGTGEVLKFEEEAEVYCFVVDSAISTKDILSDGDAQKKINSAAEKSLKILLKSPSLENFLKVSREFSDTSGLISHGVKDAVDILEAGGVNSSMCMLGGSIFSFSEEAEDLIDLPYIKANIKYEGAKLI is encoded by the coding sequence ATGAGAGCAAAAGCATTTTCGCCCTGTCACATCACAGGCTTTTTTGGTGTTCATATAAATAAAAACCCAATGAGAAGTGGCTCTTCTGGTGCTGGTATTGTCCTTGACAGAGGGGTTACAACCGAAGTTAAGGTCGAGGAGGCTGAGAAGCGGAAAATTGAAATTCATGCCAACTCTGAACTCTGTGACTGTCCAGTTACAGAGAGTGTTATAAAGGCTATGATATGTTCTTCTCCTTTGAGGATAGAGGTTAATCATAGTATTGATATGCCAATGATGCAGGGTTTTGGTGTGAGCGGTGCGGGAGCACTGGGTACAGCCTTTGCATTGAATAAGGCACTGGAGCTTGGCTTTTCTGATATGGAGCTTGGCAGGTTTGCCCATATAGCCGAGGTGGAGAATTTAACTGGTTTAGGTGATGTTATAGCAGAGCTTTCAGGCGGTTTTGTTGTCAGAAAAAAAGCAGGAGCACCAGGCACAGGCGAGGTGCTGAAGTTTGAAGAAGAGGCTGAAGTTTACTGCTTTGTAGTTGATTCAGCTATATCCACAAAGGATATTCTCTCTGATGGCGATGCACAAAAAAAAATAAATAGCGCTGCAGAGAAAAGCCTGAAGATACTGCTGAAAAGTCCAAGTCTGGAAAACTTTCTTAAAGTTTCAAGGGAATTTTCAGATACCTCTGGCCTGATTAGTCATGGAGTAAAAGATGCTGTTGATATACTTGAGGCAGGAGGAGTAAACTCAAGTATGTGTATGCTCGGTGGAAGTATATTTAGCTTCAGTGAAGAGGCGGAAGATTTAATAGACCTGCCTTATATAAAGGCTAACATAAAATATGAAGGGGCGAAGCTAATATGA
- a CDS encoding ATP dependent DNA ligase domain protein yields the protein MELESVAEALRIEKWRLKGAMERKNAFLIDDFSPPYILFRKELRHVEKGTSVFLGDSIEVIRGFPRIRRAFYLEPMLQKHFKDNVVIEEKMNGYNVRAALVDGKFVAITRGGFVCPYTTSKLEEDENLLKFLKYNQELVVCGEVVGMENPYVAHEYLEAERFGFFCFDLRYKSTNKALPIEERNSLLEKYQLKSVRLLGTYRKGEIDSIFEIVRELGREGREGVVIKDPEMKLSPVKYTPSETNTSDLAYAFRYPYEYGRDFFFSRIIREGYQAAEWEEGEEELEARAMRLGKSILFPMVRSIRKVMDGDVLTEDFRVRVNSEEKIKALLIFLRRQGINFILEDSGIDLDEHIYLIKRLRNSTTDKIKSYLSGRFE from the coding sequence ATGGAGCTTGAAAGTGTTGCTGAAGCTCTGAGAATTGAGAAATGGCGTTTGAAGGGTGCCATGGAAAGGAAAAATGCCTTCCTCATAGATGACTTCTCGCCACCTTATATTCTCTTCAGAAAGGAACTCAGGCATGTCGAGAAAGGAACTTCTGTGTTCCTCGGAGATAGTATTGAAGTTATAAGAGGATTTCCAAGAATCAGAAGAGCCTTTTACCTTGAGCCCATGCTTCAAAAGCACTTTAAGGATAATGTAGTTATTGAGGAAAAAATGAATGGCTACAATGTGAGAGCAGCTCTTGTAGATGGAAAGTTTGTTGCCATAACAAGGGGGGGTTTTGTATGCCCCTATACCACATCAAAGCTTGAAGAAGATGAAAACCTTCTGAAATTTCTTAAATATAATCAAGAGCTCGTTGTATGCGGTGAAGTTGTTGGTATGGAAAACCCGTATGTCGCACATGAATATCTGGAGGCAGAACGCTTTGGATTTTTCTGTTTTGATTTGAGATACAAGAGCACAAACAAAGCACTTCCCATTGAAGAAAGGAACTCCCTTCTTGAGAAATATCAGCTTAAAAGCGTAAGACTACTTGGAACTTATAGAAAGGGGGAGATTGACAGTATCTTTGAGATTGTCAGGGAGCTTGGCAGAGAAGGTAGAGAAGGCGTGGTTATAAAAGACCCTGAAATGAAGCTTTCTCCTGTAAAGTATACTCCTTCAGAGACAAATACGTCAGACCTTGCCTATGCATTCAGATATCCCTATGAATATGGTAGGGATTTCTTTTTTTCAAGGATAATTAGAGAGGGCTATCAGGCAGCCGAGTGGGAAGAGGGTGAAGAAGAACTTGAAGCAAGGGCTATGAGACTGGGAAAGAGTATTCTTTTTCCCATGGTGAGGAGTATAAGGAAAGTCATGGATGGGGATGTGCTTACTGAAGATTTCAGAGTAAGAGTCAACTCGGAAGAGAAGATAAAGGCACTTCTAATTTTCCTGCGAAGGCAGGGAATAAACTTTATCCTTGAAGACTCTGGGATAGATTTAGATGAGCATATTTATTTAATCAAGAGGTTGAGAAACTCAACCACAGACAAAATAAAATCCTATCTATCTGGCAGGTTTGAGTGA
- the rtcA gene encoding RNA 3'-terminal phosphate cyclase, producing MLRIDGSQGEGGGQIFRTSLALSALLQEPIEIFNIRVKRPKPGLAMQHLTTILAFRKIFSGEVKGAKPGSTRVIFTPSKIKEGEYSIDIGTAGSITLLLQALLPATIYHNITLKIKGGTDVRWSPACDYFSQVLLKNLNYLGVKADMELIARGYYPKGNGKVKVEISGVDLIEGYEFKERGKLIGIRGRAHCSNLPEHIVKREAKAVEEVLPHIKAEIDIEVRKELSTGTGITLWADYQKCSLGSSVIGEIGKSAEKVGREAAMKLIEEINSPATLDVYMADQIIPFAALARGRTSFLVRRLTGHLLTNIELTEKILGVKFDKKELDNHYIISVEGTGWKL from the coding sequence ATGCTGAGAATAGATGGCTCACAGGGTGAAGGAGGAGGTCAGATTTTCAGAACCTCTCTGGCTCTATCAGCATTGCTTCAGGAACCAATAGAGATTTTTAATATAAGGGTTAAGAGGCCAAAACCTGGCCTTGCAATGCAACACCTCACAACAATTCTGGCATTCAGAAAAATATTCTCAGGAGAGGTAAAGGGAGCAAAACCTGGTTCAACAAGAGTTATATTTACACCTTCGAAAATAAAGGAGGGTGAATATTCAATAGATATAGGTACTGCAGGAAGCATCACTCTTCTCCTGCAGGCATTGCTACCTGCTACAATATACCATAATATAACCCTGAAAATCAAAGGAGGTACAGACGTCAGATGGTCACCAGCCTGTGATTACTTCTCTCAGGTTCTCTTAAAAAATTTAAATTATCTTGGAGTTAAAGCTGATATGGAGCTTATAGCCAGAGGTTACTACCCGAAGGGAAATGGAAAGGTAAAAGTGGAGATATCAGGAGTTGATTTGATAGAAGGTTATGAATTTAAAGAGAGAGGGAAGCTCATAGGTATCAGAGGAAGAGCCCACTGCTCCAATCTTCCTGAACATATAGTGAAAAGAGAGGCGAAAGCTGTAGAAGAGGTACTTCCACACATTAAAGCTGAGATTGATATAGAAGTAAGAAAAGAGCTTTCAACAGGTACAGGTATCACTCTATGGGCAGATTACCAGAAATGTTCTCTGGGCTCCAGTGTTATTGGAGAAATTGGAAAATCTGCAGAGAAAGTGGGGAGAGAAGCAGCAATGAAGCTTATTGAAGAGATAAACTCTCCAGCAACTCTAGATGTCTATATGGCGGATCAGATTATCCCATTTGCAGCTCTTGCCAGAGGCAGAACTTCTTTTCTTGTGAGGAGACTTACAGGGCACCTTCTGACCAATATTGAACTCACTGAGAAGATTCTTGGAGTAAAATTTGATAAGAAAGAACTGGATAATCATTATATAATTTCTGTTGAAGGAACTGGCTGGAAATTATAA
- a CDS encoding anaerobic sulfatase-maturating enzyme, whose product MLEDIAFGDFNIKIDPESSFWATGDNKKIEAFYSGVREELIKEMKDFRYNRELILLYVNPTDRCNASCPYCYLPSKIKTRQKNMSYEELAEIAEKAIVYFEKKGIKGSIVFHGSEPLLNKENIFKIIEDYNDNINFGIQTNGFFLTEEDVGFIKDRAVNTGMSLDSPDRKINDYLRGEGHHSKILEALDWFDGYPALNVVTTITGYNMTQLSDMIEFLHSHKVSLSLMNPVRGTQRASMAFRPDPLKMAGEFIKAVDKSIELTKTGRRIVIGDFANIILGIVAPAARVLMCDISPCGAGRRFFAVSAEGSSYPCGEFIGMEKFSGGNIFSDSIGKISSSENFRKVMERTVEGIDECKTCNLRNICGSPCPAELYSSEGSMYGKSYYCDFYKKVVEYAFRVIIKDDIWYVLRKSALREKYRIS is encoded by the coding sequence GTGCTTGAAGACATAGCGTTTGGAGATTTTAATATAAAAATCGACCCTGAAAGTAGCTTCTGGGCAACTGGCGATAACAAAAAAATTGAAGCTTTTTATTCTGGAGTCAGGGAAGAGCTTATAAAGGAAATGAAAGACTTCAGATATAACAGAGAGCTTATTCTTCTTTATGTAAATCCCACAGATAGATGCAATGCAAGCTGTCCTTACTGCTATCTTCCAAGTAAGATAAAAACAAGACAGAAAAATATGAGTTATGAAGAGCTGGCAGAGATAGCTGAAAAGGCTATAGTGTATTTTGAAAAAAAAGGAATTAAGGGCTCTATTGTCTTCCATGGCAGTGAACCACTGCTGAATAAAGAGAATATCTTTAAAATCATTGAAGATTATAATGATAATATAAATTTCGGCATCCAGACCAATGGTTTTTTTCTTACAGAGGAGGATGTGGGCTTTATTAAAGACAGAGCTGTTAATACTGGTATGTCTCTTGATTCTCCTGATAGAAAGATAAATGATTATCTGAGAGGGGAAGGGCATCACAGTAAAATACTGGAGGCTCTGGATTGGTTTGATGGCTACCCTGCTTTGAATGTGGTCACAACAATCACAGGATATAATATGACTCAGCTTTCTGACATGATTGAATTTCTTCACAGCCACAAGGTTTCGCTAAGTTTGATGAATCCTGTGCGAGGAACTCAGAGAGCTTCCATGGCATTCAGGCCCGACCCCTTGAAGATGGCCGGAGAATTCATAAAGGCAGTGGATAAATCCATTGAACTCACAAAGACCGGAAGGAGGATAGTTATTGGTGACTTTGCCAATATAATTCTTGGTATTGTTGCTCCGGCTGCAAGAGTGCTTATGTGCGATATCTCGCCATGTGGAGCTGGAAGAAGATTTTTTGCAGTCAGTGCGGAAGGCTCAAGCTATCCATGCGGCGAATTTATAGGCATGGAAAAGTTTTCCGGAGGAAATATTTTCTCAGATTCAATTGGCAAAATCTCAAGCTCTGAAAACTTCAGAAAGGTGATGGAGAGAACAGTTGAAGGGATTGATGAATGTAAAACCTGCAACTTGAGAAATATATGCGGTTCACCTTGTCCTGCTGAGTTATATTCCAGTGAGGGGAGTATGTATGGAAAGAGCTACTACTGTGATTTTTATAAAAAGGTGGTTGAATATGCATTCAGGGTGATTATTAAGGATGATATATGGTATGTGCTCAGAAAATCAGCGCTCAGAGAGAAATACAGGATTAGTTAA
- a CDS encoding transcription elongation factor NusA-like protein, whose translation MMLQKVHLLGAELEDNLLVVLVKKGEGGVIIGRHGKVAKHLEKMLGKKIRVLEVPYSYYDAALSILKPARILGINLLFQLKGKERYKVRVQKWGMIKLPSDISSLEKLLTRFMGKEVVLYFE comes from the coding sequence ATGATGCTCCAGAAAGTGCACCTGCTGGGTGCTGAGCTTGAAGATAATCTTCTTGTGGTTCTTGTTAAAAAAGGTGAAGGCGGTGTAATAATCGGACGGCATGGCAAGGTGGCAAAGCATCTTGAAAAGATGTTAGGAAAGAAAATAAGGGTGCTTGAGGTACCCTACAGCTACTATGATGCTGCTCTATCCATTCTCAAACCAGCAAGAATCCTTGGCATAAATCTTCTTTTTCAGCTTAAGGGAAAGGAGAGGTACAAGGTGAGGGTGCAAAAATGGGGTATGATAAAACTGCCCAGTGATATAAGTTCTCTTGAGAAGTTGCTCACAAGATTTATGGGTAAAGAGGTAGTTCTCTATTTTGAGTAA
- the tufA gene encoding elongation factor Tu — MKSIPELIKEGEGGNVEFKEFLSRDFHLKRKERRESLASQMKYRLNLGSGTAVYILGVQDNGTPVGLTREKLEESLEVIEEIAREVGLGIKETEVVKNNGRLICRATISRERLDKNHLLIATAGHVDHGKSTLIGTLISGILDNGNGKTRAFLDTLKHEIERGLSADLSYAVYGFTSSGRVIYLSNPLSKKSRADVVAKAKKLVSFVDTVGHEPWLRTTIRGIVGQKLDYGLLVIAADDGITSITKEHLGILIAMDIPVIIAITKVDMVRDIYALEREIDELLSLVGRVGKRIRDERDIRQLCSLSNLSVLVPVVLTSARTGLGMELLNRLFYSLPERPGLDFNADFMMYIDKVYNVPGVGLVVSGSVKQGSLKVGDTLHLGPDYSGTFHEVRVASIELHYYSVESAQVGEIVGVALKGYKGEVRRGMVLTHKKNLKAVKSFEANVAILNHPTRIAEGYEPIIHLETISETVTLEPLEKDFLAAGDRGRVRMSFKYSSYYIEEGMKFIFREGRSKGIGVVTRVNS; from the coding sequence ATGAAGAGTATACCCGAGCTTATCAAAGAGGGTGAAGGTGGGAATGTGGAGTTCAAGGAGTTTCTTAGCAGAGACTTTCATCTGAAGAGGAAGGAGAGGAGAGAGAGTCTTGCATCTCAGATGAAGTATAGGCTTAACCTTGGCTCCGGAACTGCTGTTTATATTCTTGGCGTTCAGGACAATGGGACTCCTGTTGGTTTAACCAGAGAAAAACTTGAAGAGAGCCTTGAGGTTATTGAAGAGATTGCAAGGGAAGTTGGTCTTGGCATTAAGGAGACCGAGGTTGTGAAGAACAATGGAAGACTTATCTGCAGGGCAACAATAAGCAGGGAAAGACTGGATAAAAATCATCTGTTAATTGCCACAGCAGGTCACGTTGACCATGGAAAGAGTACTCTCATAGGCACTTTGATTTCTGGTATTCTTGATAATGGGAATGGCAAAACAAGAGCTTTTCTTGATACTCTCAAGCATGAAATCGAACGTGGTCTTAGTGCAGATTTATCCTATGCAGTTTATGGTTTTACAAGCAGCGGCAGGGTTATCTATCTTTCAAATCCTCTCAGCAAAAAGAGCAGAGCAGATGTTGTTGCAAAAGCAAAGAAACTTGTCAGTTTTGTTGACACTGTGGGGCATGAACCCTGGTTAAGAACAACCATAAGGGGAATTGTAGGACAGAAGCTGGACTATGGGCTTCTTGTAATAGCAGCTGATGATGGAATTACAAGTATAACTAAAGAACATCTCGGTATTCTTATAGCCATGGATATCCCTGTTATTATAGCAATTACCAAGGTAGATATGGTAAGGGATATTTATGCACTTGAGAGAGAGATTGATGAGCTTCTTTCTCTTGTTGGTAGAGTTGGAAAGAGAATAAGAGATGAGAGAGATATAAGGCAGCTTTGCAGCCTTTCGAATCTTTCTGTGCTTGTACCAGTTGTGCTTACTTCTGCCAGAACTGGCCTGGGCATGGAGCTTCTTAACAGGCTTTTCTATTCGCTTCCAGAGAGGCCGGGTCTTGATTTTAATGCAGATTTTATGATGTATATTGATAAGGTCTACAATGTGCCAGGAGTAGGGCTGGTGGTGAGCGGAAGTGTGAAACAGGGAAGCCTTAAAGTCGGCGATACACTTCATCTGGGGCCGGATTATTCGGGTACATTTCATGAGGTAAGAGTTGCAAGTATCGAGCTTCACTACTACAGTGTTGAGAGTGCTCAGGTGGGAGAGATTGTAGGTGTGGCACTGAAAGGTTATAAAGGTGAGGTAAGGCGTGGCATGGTTCTGACACACAAAAAGAATCTAAAAGCTGTGAAGAGCTTTGAAGCAAATGTTGCAATACTCAATCACCCCACAAGAATAGCTGAAGGTTATGAACCCATAATTCACCTTGAAACTATCTCAGAAACTGTTACTCTCGAGCCTCTCGAAAAGGATTTTCTTGCAGCAGGAGATAGAGGTAGAGTCAGAATGAGTTTCAAGTATTCCTCTTATTATATAGAGGAGGGGATGAAATTTATATTCAGAGAAGGGAGGAGTAAGGGAATAGGAGTTGTGACAAGGGTGAACTCATGA
- the coaBC gene encoding coenzyme A biosynthesis bifunctional protein CoaBC, protein MLEDIIATKSERLLNKKIALCITGSIAAVECVRLARELIRYGAEVRAYLTPSVGEIITPRAIEFATGTAPVTEITGRVEHLEKFDLVLIAPASANTISKIAHGIADTPVTLLALSSQAELLIAPAMHRSMLTNAVIRKNIEKLKELGITFISPEEEEGAGKLASIEEIVDYTIKLLTPPILAGKKVVVTGGATIEDIDDVRVITNRSSGKMGIALAKEAFYLGARVVLIHGRVTESLPVYIETIKSERIDEMLKAVENEAKDTDILISAAAIGDFTVKKFKGKLDSRKDKLILELTPSPKILALIKSFSCFKVGFKALPEGDDMKLIEASRNILKEHSLDLVIANDITMAAGSNENEVIIISENEVLKLPRASKAKISSSIFKEILKRFS, encoded by the coding sequence ATGCTTGAAGATATAATTGCAACAAAATCAGAGCGTTTATTGAATAAAAAAATCGCCCTATGCATAACAGGAAGTATTGCTGCTGTGGAATGTGTCAGGCTTGCAAGGGAACTTATAAGGTATGGAGCAGAGGTAAGAGCTTATTTAACGCCCTCTGTAGGAGAGATAATCACCCCCAGAGCTATTGAATTTGCCACGGGTACTGCACCTGTTACAGAAATCACAGGCAGAGTAGAACATCTCGAAAAATTTGATCTGGTTTTAATAGCTCCGGCATCAGCAAATACTATCTCAAAAATAGCTCATGGTATAGCAGATACTCCTGTTACTCTTCTGGCTCTCTCGTCCCAGGCAGAGCTTTTAATAGCTCCAGCCATGCACAGGAGTATGCTCACCAATGCAGTTATCAGGAAGAATATTGAAAAGCTAAAAGAACTTGGCATCACCTTTATTTCTCCTGAAGAGGAGGAAGGTGCGGGTAAACTTGCATCCATTGAAGAAATTGTAGATTATACAATAAAACTTCTCACGCCTCCAATACTGGCAGGAAAAAAAGTTGTGGTAACTGGTGGAGCAACCATCGAGGATATAGATGATGTGAGAGTTATCACAAACAGAAGTTCAGGTAAGATGGGAATAGCTCTGGCTAAGGAAGCATTCTATCTGGGTGCCAGGGTGGTTTTAATTCATGGTAGAGTTACTGAATCTCTCCCTGTATATATTGAGACTATTAAATCCGAAAGAATTGATGAGATGTTAAAAGCTGTTGAAAATGAAGCAAAGGATACTGATATTCTCATATCTGCAGCAGCTATTGGAGATTTTACTGTAAAGAAGTTTAAAGGTAAACTGGATTCGCGGAAGGATAAGCTTATCCTTGAGCTCACACCTTCTCCCAAAATTCTGGCTTTAATCAAAAGTTTTTCCTGCTTCAAAGTTGGATTTAAAGCCTTACCGGAAGGAGATGATATGAAGCTTATTGAAGCTTCAAGAAATATACTGAAAGAACATTCTCTGGACCTGGTTATTGCCAACGATATTACCATGGCTGCGGGAAGCAATGAGAATGAAGTCATTATCATCTCTGAAAATGAGGTTTTAAAGCTTCCAAGAGCTTCTAAAGCCAAGATAAGCTCTTCTATATTTAAGGAAATCCTCAAGAGGTTCAGCTAG